In Ptychodera flava strain L36383 chromosome 17, AS_Pfla_20210202, whole genome shotgun sequence, one genomic interval encodes:
- the LOC139115275 gene encoding uncharacterized protein has protein sequence MVNPLLCLLLVFTVSFRLNAVAFEENRVSIEKELEKAEAEVNDLVDKDLTFDEHSKSLAAVLDSIQEKLDELERKSRNIEDDLAKRIELLSRERRDTCDCEQTIEDILSATYVNDYECYTAADGSDYRGNVSRTASGLVCQNWNSQTPHSHEITPADHSSSGIGDHNYCRNPDSASTPWCFTEVDVPRSQYCDVGAPSDECPREYITLTAVTFVIYGETSCPSGADLVYTGFIGSTMSTDEGGGVNYLCMPDNPIYNRVVNGVQDSRAYLYHTQYRNLIGGQALRELSSGDAPCGVCRVPNQSTVLMIPARNVCPDDSWTLQYSGYLVAQRVYIRHSRTEFICLSSNAVELVGTESYALGGSMYNVEGRCKKDSAMDNGNYVDGGELTCAVCTK, from the exons ATGGTAAACCCACTTCTTTGTTTGCTCCTCGTTTTCACGGTGTCTTTTCGGTTGAATGCGGTCGCCTTCGAGGAAAACCGTGTTTCAATTGAGAAGGAACTTGAAAAGGCTGAAGCCGAAGTCAACGACCTGGTAGACAAGGACCTGACATTTGACGAACACTCAAAGTCGCTGGCCGCGGTACTTGATAGCATCCAG gaaaaACTCGACGAGCTGGAAAGGAAATCACGCAATATAGAAGATGATCTGGCGAAAAGAATAGAGCTTCTATCAAGAGAGCGCAGAGACACGTGTGATTGTGAACAGACCATTGAAGATATACTAAGCGCTACATACGTTAACG ACTACGAATGTTACACCGCAGCTGACGGTTCGGATTACAGAGGAAACGTTTCGCGAACCGCGAGTGGACTGGTCTGTCAGAATTGGAATTCCCAAACCCCTCACTCCCACGAGATCACCCCTGCCGATCACAGTTCCAGTGGCATCGGCGACCACAACTACTGCCGCAACCCGGACAGTGCGAGTACCCCGTGGTGCTTCACCGAAGTCGACGTGCCACGGTCTCAGTACTGTGACGTTGGTGCACCAAGTGACGAATGCCCGAGAG AATATATAACGTTGACTGCAGTCACGTTCGTAATCTACGGCGAGACGTCGTGCCCGTCTGGCGCTGATCTTGTTTATACAG GATTTATTGGAAGTACGATGTCGACCGACGAAGGTGGCGGTGTCAACTACTTGTGTATGCCAGACAATCCCATTTACAACAGAGTCGTGAACGGTGTACAGGACAGTAGAGCCTACTTGTACCACACGCAGTACAGGAATCTGATAGGTGGACAGGCTTTGAGAGAACTGAGTAGCGGTGATGCACCTTGCGGAGTCTGCAGGGTTCCAAACCAAAGCACCGTTCTCATGATTCCGGCCAGGAACGTCTGTCCGGACGACTCGTGGACTCTGCAGTACAGCGGTTACCTGGTGGCGCAGAGGGTCTACATCAGACACAGCCGGACAGAGTTTATCTGTTTGAGCTCGAATGCTGTGGAGCTCGTCGGTACGGAAAGTTACGCGCTTGGCGGCAGTATGTACAACGTAGAGGGTCGATGCAAAAAGGACAGCGCAATGGACAACGGAAATTACGTCGACGGAGGCGAACTCACATGCGCAGTATGCACAAAATAA